One window of the Conexibacter sp. SYSU D00693 genome contains the following:
- a CDS encoding calcium-binding protein — protein sequence MSCRAAEGLVPAALLALALALAPSAAGATVSASEPIDKYDNPRTVFEAAAGEVNDVIVSTSGTAVLFEDRRATVIAGEGCVQLDAHRASCPALSTPSVQLGDGDDVAAVVAGTMSVFGDTGADVLLGGAGQDQLDAGPGADVVRAGGGDDLLLTTGEAPDDLDGGVGTDVLQLVGGPMRLDLRAMTLQTTSVLTRVTGVESAIGGSPGSQVLLTDDDDRVCCLAPAIVLDGRAGDDRLEGAGTLVGGAGDDEVEASGPGTVDCGPGDDVVERVHAQALVGRSCERVRGKVDIRLPVLRARGGRVAVRLACPRRDGRTPCLYRVRAGGPTVALRIPAGRRATARVRARPRPTEVPLDVRVHHGEWTSVVRFRAAL from the coding sequence ATGAGCTGCCGCGCCGCTGAGGGGCTCGTGCCCGCGGCGCTGCTCGCCCTCGCCCTCGCCCTCGCCCCGTCGGCGGCCGGGGCGACGGTGAGCGCGTCCGAGCCGATCGACAAGTACGACAACCCCCGCACCGTCTTCGAGGCGGCGGCAGGGGAGGTCAACGACGTGATCGTCAGTACCTCGGGCACCGCGGTCCTCTTCGAAGACCGTCGCGCGACGGTGATCGCGGGTGAGGGCTGCGTGCAGCTCGACGCGCACCGCGCAAGCTGCCCAGCGCTGAGCACCCCGAGCGTCCAGCTCGGTGACGGCGACGACGTCGCCGCCGTCGTTGCCGGGACGATGTCGGTCTTCGGGGACACCGGCGCGGACGTGCTTCTGGGCGGCGCCGGACAGGACCAGCTCGACGCCGGTCCAGGCGCCGACGTCGTCCGGGCGGGCGGAGGCGACGACCTGCTGCTGACGACCGGCGAGGCGCCGGACGACCTCGACGGCGGAGTGGGGACCGACGTGCTCCAGCTCGTGGGTGGACCGATGCGCCTCGACCTGCGCGCCATGACGCTCCAGACCACCTCCGTGCTGACCAGGGTCACCGGTGTGGAGTCGGCCATCGGCGGCAGTCCGGGCTCCCAGGTGCTGCTCACCGACGACGACGACCGGGTGTGCTGCCTGGCCCCGGCCATCGTGCTGGATGGCCGCGCGGGCGACGACCGGCTCGAGGGCGCGGGAACGCTGGTGGGTGGCGCGGGCGACGACGAGGTCGAGGCGTCAGGCCCGGGGACGGTGGACTGCGGGCCTGGCGACGACGTGGTGGAGCGCGTCCACGCGCAGGCGCTCGTCGGGCGCTCGTGCGAGCGGGTGCGGGGCAAGGTGGACATCCGGCTCCCGGTGCTCCGCGCTCGGGGCGGGCGCGTCGCGGTGCGTCTCGCGTGCCCGCGCCGGGACGGCAGGACGCCCTGTCTCTACCGGGTGCGCGCCGGAGGGCCGACGGTCGCACTGCGCATCCCGGCAGGCCGCCGCGCCACGGCGCGGGTGCGCGCTCGACCGCGGCCCACCGAGGTCCCGCTTGACGTGCGCGTCCACCACGGCGAGTGGACGTCGGTCGTGCGCTTCCGCGCCGCGCTCTGA
- a CDS encoding cytochrome c oxidase subunit 3 produces the protein MEAASIAAVAHDDHHHGPPPANRSSRVEPAMLGMLLFIISEVMVFGAFFTAYFFIRVVNGEEWPAEGTELPKLIAGVNTAILLSSSLTLHWAQTSIKHGNRWGLKAGMLVTLLLGCTFLFVQINEYIHIGFAPQDHAQGTIFYGLTGLHGAHVFIGLTLLAMVTVRAFRGHFSPEHHHGVEIPGVYWHFVDVMWIVVYTTVYII, from the coding sequence ATGGAAGCCGCGTCCATCGCCGCCGTCGCCCACGACGACCACCACCACGGGCCGCCGCCGGCCAACCGCAGCTCGCGGGTCGAGCCCGCGATGCTCGGCATGCTGCTATTCATCATCAGCGAGGTGATGGTCTTCGGGGCCTTCTTCACCGCGTACTTCTTCATCCGCGTGGTGAACGGCGAGGAGTGGCCGGCCGAGGGCACCGAGCTCCCGAAGCTCATCGCGGGCGTCAACACCGCGATCCTCCTGAGCTCGTCGCTGACCCTGCACTGGGCGCAGACGTCGATCAAGCACGGCAACCGCTGGGGCCTCAAGGCCGGCATGCTCGTGACGCTCCTCCTGGGCTGCACGTTCCTCTTCGTGCAGATCAACGAGTACATCCACATCGGCTTCGCGCCGCAGGACCACGCCCAGGGCACGATCTTCTACGGCCTCACCGGCCTGCACGGCGCGCACGTCTTCATCGGCCTGACCCTGCTCGCGATGGTGACCGTCCGCGCGTTCCGCGGCCACTTCTCGCCAGAGCACCACCACGGCGTCGAGATCCCCGGGGTCTACTGGCACTTCGTCGACGTCATGTGGATCGTCGTCTACACGACCGTCTACATCATCTGA
- a CDS encoding plastocyanin/azurin family copper-binding protein translates to MRRTSATTHRAALGLALGVLAPVALSACGNGKTDPDLVAGKQLFVQKCGACHQLDRADTKGVSGPDLDEAFRQALADGMGRNSIEGMVAEQIRHPARLGEGQRGKGEVVMPADLVEGESVTDVAAYVGQVVAKGGEDTGLLAEAVKKAGAGKPVAAKDGKLVIPADPTGQLAYQAASATAPAGPIEVESPNESGTPHDIVIDGVGKGEVVQNGGISKFNGTLDAGKTYTFYCSVPGHRQAGMEGKVTVK, encoded by the coding sequence ATGCGGCGGACCTCTGCGACGACTCACCGGGCGGCCCTGGGCCTCGCCCTCGGCGTGCTCGCGCCCGTGGCGCTCAGCGCGTGCGGGAACGGGAAGACCGACCCCGACCTGGTCGCGGGCAAGCAGCTCTTCGTGCAGAAGTGCGGCGCCTGCCACCAGCTCGACCGGGCCGACACCAAGGGCGTCAGCGGCCCGGACCTCGACGAGGCCTTCCGCCAGGCGCTGGCCGACGGCATGGGCCGCAACAGCATCGAGGGCATGGTCGCCGAGCAGATCCGCCACCCCGCCCGGCTGGGCGAGGGCCAGCGCGGCAAGGGCGAGGTCGTCATGCCCGCTGACCTCGTCGAGGGCGAGAGCGTCACCGACGTCGCCGCCTACGTCGGCCAGGTCGTCGCCAAGGGCGGCGAGGACACCGGCCTGCTCGCCGAGGCCGTCAAGAAGGCCGGCGCCGGCAAGCCCGTCGCGGCCAAGGACGGCAAGCTCGTCATCCCGGCCGACCCGACCGGCCAGCTCGCCTACCAGGCCGCGTCGGCCACGGCCCCCGCCGGCCCGATCGAGGTCGAGTCCCCCAACGAGTCCGGCACGCCGCACGACATCGTCATCGACGGCGTCGGCAAGGGCGAGGTCGTCCAGAACGGCGGGATCTCGAAGTTCAACGGCACGCTCGACGCCGGCAAGACCTACACGTTCTACTGCTCCGTCCCAGGCCACCGGCAGGCCGGGATGGAGGGCAAGGTCACGGTCAAGTAG
- a CDS encoding glycosyltransferase has translation MRVLVFHGYLLRGTGSNVYNARLAAALARRGHEVHLLSQESRPEEVEGLLVSGRVHVHRPDIGRVLPVYVADRYEGFDARPFTELDDATIEEYVARNVAAVREVAGAVEPDVALANHLVMGPVVLARALGDRVPYAVKIHGSALEYTVKRDPGRFMPYAREGLAGARAVLVGSRHTAESLWAAMGDGDGALRARTRLGPPGVDVELFRPRPRDEAAAAVRDLARELRAAPPPARTGSSFDRDPVAAAGALDRLRPDDDRHVAYVGKLIVSKGVDLLAAAWPLVLAAEPRARLVVVGFGAYREAFERLLAALGRGDLQAVRELAQQGRAAEGGPQGRLDHLLAFLDGLEADPVARGAYLEAAARIPDRVLVVGRLEHEELAPVLALCEAQVVPSTFPEAFGMVAAEAAAAGALPVSARHSGLAEVATVLAEPLGAAAADLLTFPLGDVAVEGLAGRLVRWLGMDEGQRAPVRDALVDTARRRFSWEGVADGVVLAAQGRVDELPEPPPPAPAPVL, from the coding sequence GTGCGCGTCCTCGTCTTCCACGGCTACCTGCTGCGTGGGACCGGCTCCAACGTCTACAACGCCCGTCTGGCGGCGGCGCTGGCCCGGCGGGGGCACGAGGTGCACCTGCTCAGCCAGGAGTCGCGCCCCGAGGAGGTCGAGGGGCTGCTCGTCAGCGGCCGCGTGCACGTGCACCGGCCGGACATCGGGCGCGTCCTGCCGGTGTACGTCGCCGACCGCTACGAGGGCTTCGACGCGCGGCCGTTCACCGAGCTCGACGACGCGACCATCGAGGAGTACGTCGCGCGCAACGTGGCCGCGGTGCGGGAGGTGGCCGGGGCGGTGGAGCCGGACGTCGCGCTGGCCAACCACCTCGTCATGGGGCCGGTCGTCCTGGCCCGCGCCCTGGGCGACCGCGTCCCGTACGCGGTGAAGATCCACGGCAGCGCCCTCGAGTACACGGTCAAGCGCGACCCCGGGCGGTTCATGCCCTACGCGCGCGAGGGGCTCGCGGGCGCCCGGGCGGTGCTCGTCGGCTCCCGCCACACCGCGGAGTCGCTGTGGGCGGCGATGGGCGACGGGGACGGGGCGCTGCGCGCGCGGACGCGCCTGGGACCGCCGGGCGTCGACGTCGAGCTCTTCCGCCCGCGGCCGCGCGACGAGGCGGCGGCTGCGGTCCGCGACCTCGCACGCGAGCTGCGCGCGGCCCCGCCACCGGCGCGGACCGGCTCGTCCTTCGACCGCGACCCGGTCGCCGCCGCCGGCGCGCTGGACCGGCTGCGTCCCGACGACGACCGCCACGTCGCCTACGTGGGCAAGCTCATCGTCAGCAAGGGCGTCGACCTGCTCGCCGCGGCGTGGCCGCTCGTGCTGGCGGCCGAGCCGCGCGCGCGGCTGGTCGTCGTCGGCTTCGGCGCCTACCGCGAGGCGTTCGAGCGGCTGCTCGCGGCGCTGGGCCGCGGGGACCTGCAGGCGGTGCGCGAGCTCGCCCAGCAAGGACGGGCCGCGGAGGGCGGGCCGCAGGGCCGGCTCGACCACCTGCTCGCGTTCCTCGACGGGCTCGAGGCCGACCCGGTGGCCCGCGGCGCGTACCTCGAGGCCGCCGCGCGGATCCCCGACCGCGTGCTGGTGGTCGGGCGCCTGGAGCACGAGGAGCTCGCGCCGGTGCTGGCGCTGTGCGAGGCGCAGGTCGTCCCGTCGACCTTCCCCGAGGCGTTCGGGATGGTCGCCGCGGAGGCCGCTGCGGCGGGCGCGCTGCCGGTGAGCGCGCGCCACAGCGGGCTCGCGGAGGTGGCGACGGTCCTCGCCGAGCCGCTGGGCGCCGCGGCGGCCGACCTCCTGACCTTCCCGCTGGGCGACGTCGCGGTGGAGGGGCTGGCCGGGCGGCTCGTCCGGTGGCTGGGGATGGACGAGGGGCAGCGCGCGCCCGTGCGCGACGCGCTCGTCGACACCGCCCGCAGGCGGTTCTCGTGGGAGGGCGTCGCGGACGGCGTCGTGCTCGCGGCGCAGGGCCGCGTCGACGAGCTCCCCGAGCCCCCGCCGCCCGCGCCCGCACCGGTCCTGTGA